The following proteins come from a genomic window of Myroides odoratus DSM 2801:
- a CDS encoding DUF4270 domain-containing protein, with translation MASLQSCDKDFSEVGGDIIGDNNLNIDTYQVQNITAYTQPYGALSTKNLPNIPFGSIDNGEFGRTNSSFVTQVLSSSTSFDLMKSHAVIDSVYVYIPYYAQYDKVEDEITYYKLLNVTGDGSFNLEVYENGYYLNNVNPGTGKDLEYFSDATAQFEQFKKPTLLNNSNDTNQNTDFSFTKRNIIIYKRDDKGNIIYDEKTNKPTEQERLAPGVWLDLNKDYFKKFVDNTDLFKDQSQFKDHFRGLYFKATGNSSTGALGLLNMAQGKMVIKYHQEIEETNNEGEKIKKTQRLSITLPFTKDAAGDSSASFDSHINVSLTTNEGNTHTQEGDKINGDPFLYIKGSEGNVAVIDLFSANGFEELKALKEKEYLINDAILTVHVDQAAMNKSQIPQRLYLYNYDNGTPISDFLNDNSANADYSKLVYGGLYQTANEETKVKGNFYKFRITEYIRALLKNKELKSPKLAIAATYNYNDALLNTVTKGINSKLKTEIPNTPENVTYVPTLSAVYPMGTVVYGTNTSSDKKMTLQIFYTKTKN, from the coding sequence ATGGCTAGTTTACAATCATGTGACAAAGATTTCAGTGAAGTTGGAGGAGATATCATCGGAGATAACAACTTAAATATTGACACTTATCAAGTTCAAAATATAACAGCTTACACCCAACCTTATGGTGCTTTGAGTACCAAAAATTTACCTAATATTCCTTTTGGATCAATTGACAATGGTGAATTTGGTCGAACAAACAGCAGTTTTGTAACACAAGTATTATCTTCATCTACTTCTTTTGATTTGATGAAGAGCCATGCGGTTATTGACTCTGTTTATGTTTATATTCCTTACTATGCGCAATATGACAAGGTAGAAGATGAAATTACGTATTACAAATTATTGAACGTAACAGGAGATGGAAGCTTCAATTTAGAAGTATATGAGAACGGATATTATCTTAACAATGTGAATCCTGGCACAGGGAAAGATTTAGAATATTTTTCTGATGCTACAGCACAGTTTGAACAATTTAAGAAGCCAACCCTTCTAAATAATTCAAACGACACCAATCAGAATACTGATTTTTCTTTTACTAAGAGAAACATTATCATTTACAAAAGAGATGATAAAGGAAATATTATATATGATGAAAAGACCAATAAACCTACTGAACAAGAACGATTAGCTCCTGGAGTATGGTTAGACTTAAACAAGGATTATTTCAAAAAATTCGTAGACAATACAGACCTTTTCAAAGATCAATCTCAGTTTAAAGATCATTTCCGCGGTTTGTATTTCAAAGCTACAGGAAATAGCTCAACAGGTGCTTTAGGCTTATTGAATATGGCCCAAGGCAAAATGGTGATTAAGTACCATCAAGAAATTGAAGAAACAAATAACGAAGGAGAAAAGATTAAGAAAACACAACGCTTAAGTATAACTCTCCCTTTTACTAAAGATGCTGCGGGTGATAGTAGTGCTTCATTTGATTCTCATATCAATGTGAGTTTAACTACTAATGAAGGAAATACACATACTCAAGAAGGAGACAAAATCAATGGAGATCCGTTTTTGTATATCAAAGGAAGTGAAGGAAATGTTGCCGTTATTGATTTATTCAGCGCAAATGGTTTTGAAGAATTAAAAGCACTTAAAGAGAAAGAATACTTAATTAACGATGCAATTCTAACTGTTCACGTTGATCAAGCAGCCATGAACAAGAGTCAAATTCCTCAACGTTTGTATTTGTATAACTACGACAATGGAACGCCTATTTCTGACTTCTTGAATGACAATAGCGCCAATGCAGATTACAGCAAATTAGTGTATGGTGGATTATATCAAACAGCAAATGAAGAGACTAAAGTAAAAGGAAACTTTTACAAATTTAGAATCACAGAATATATTCGCGCACTATTAAAAAATAAAGAATTAAAAAGTCCTAAATTAGCAATTGCTGCAACCTATAATTACAACGATGCTTTATTAAACACTGTGACTAAAGGAATCAATAGTAAATTAAAGACAGAAATACCTAACACACCTGAAAACGTAACTTATGTACCTACACTGTCAGCAGTATACCCAATGGGTACAGTAGTTTACGGAACGAATACTAGCTCAGACAAAAAAATGACACTGCAAATATTTTATACTAAAACTAAAAACTAA
- a CDS encoding glycogen/starch synthase — translation MKDKRILYVSSEVVPYLAENEVSLMSYDAPKMINEQGGQIRIFMPKYGSINERRHQLHEVIRLSGMNLVVNDMDMPLIIKVASIPKERIQVYFIDNDEYFKRKSTFSDEDGVLYPDNDERAIFFTKGVIETIKKLNWVPDIIHVQGWMASLLPTYLKNYYRDEAIFADTKIVTSIFDEGFEGALSTSMHTKVAFDNLPKEDIADFEKATYHNIMVNAVKNSDGVILASENIPLDLTKYIESSNKPFLPYATKEAFAEAYTTFYNQFL, via the coding sequence ATGAAAGATAAGAGGATATTGTACGTATCATCTGAAGTGGTACCTTATTTAGCAGAAAATGAAGTTTCATTAATGTCTTATGATGCGCCTAAAATGATTAATGAACAGGGAGGGCAAATAAGAATTTTTATGCCGAAATACGGTAGCATCAATGAAAGAAGACATCAATTACATGAAGTAATCCGCCTATCGGGGATGAATCTTGTCGTAAATGATATGGATATGCCTTTGATTATCAAGGTGGCTTCTATACCGAAAGAGCGAATTCAGGTTTACTTCATTGATAACGATGAATACTTTAAAAGAAAATCAACGTTTTCGGACGAGGATGGCGTTCTTTACCCAGATAATGATGAGAGAGCTATTTTCTTTACGAAAGGCGTAATAGAGACAATTAAAAAATTAAACTGGGTTCCAGATATCATCCACGTACAAGGTTGGATGGCTTCGCTATTGCCAACTTATTTAAAAAATTACTATAGAGATGAAGCGATTTTTGCTGACACAAAAATTGTTACTTCTATTTTTGATGAAGGATTTGAAGGTGCTTTAAGCACATCTATGCATACCAAAGTTGCCTTTGACAACTTGCCAAAAGAAGATATTGCTGATTTCGAAAAAGCAACGTATCACAACATAATGGTTAATGCGGTTAAGAATTCTGATGGAGTGATTCTCGCGTCTGAGAACATCCCTTTAGATTTAACAAAATATATAGAATCTTCTAATAAACCTTTCTTACCTTACGCTACTAAAGAAGCATTTGCTGAGGCATATACTACTTTTTATAACCAATTTTTATAA
- the panC gene encoding pantoate--beta-alanine ligase produces MFLFHTKVELQAYLETFHKANQSIGLVPTMGAIHRGHLSLMEQSLQENGCTVVSIFVNPTQFNNAEDLAKYPRTLERDLEIIRSLSEQIVVFSPSVEEIYAGETVAKKFDYDGLEFEMEGAQRPGHFDGVGTIVKKLFDLVEPTKAYFGEKDFQQLQIIRKLVEKEQIPVTIVGVPIFRATDGLAMSSRNERISTTGLQQSTFLYQVLKQAQELFKTESIEKVNQFVESQFKNNSTFDLEYFTIADEETLKVATAKQAGHQYRGFLVAHIEGVRLIDNLSFN; encoded by the coding sequence ATGTTTCTTTTTCATACAAAAGTCGAATTACAAGCTTATTTGGAGACTTTTCACAAGGCGAACCAATCAATTGGTTTAGTGCCTACAATGGGGGCTATACACCGTGGACACCTTTCTTTGATGGAACAATCCCTACAAGAAAATGGTTGTACAGTAGTTAGTATCTTTGTTAATCCGACGCAGTTCAATAATGCAGAAGATTTAGCAAAATATCCTCGAACTTTAGAGCGAGATTTAGAGATTATCCGCTCATTATCAGAACAAATTGTTGTCTTTTCGCCTTCTGTAGAGGAAATTTACGCGGGTGAAACAGTAGCTAAAAAGTTCGATTACGACGGATTAGAATTCGAAATGGAGGGGGCACAACGACCTGGACATTTTGATGGTGTTGGTACAATTGTCAAAAAACTTTTTGACTTGGTTGAGCCGACTAAAGCTTATTTTGGGGAGAAGGATTTTCAACAACTTCAAATCATCCGAAAATTGGTTGAAAAAGAACAGATACCGGTTACAATTGTCGGTGTTCCGATCTTTAGAGCAACAGATGGATTAGCAATGAGCTCTAGAAATGAACGTATTTCTACAACTGGATTGCAGCAATCAACCTTTTTATATCAAGTTTTGAAACAAGCACAAGAATTGTTTAAAACGGAATCGATTGAAAAAGTTAATCAATTTGTTGAGTCTCAATTTAAAAATAATTCTACCTTTGACCTCGAATACTTTACAATTGCGGATGAGGAGACGCTAAAGGTGGCTACTGCTAAACAAGCAGGACATCAATACAGAGGTTTCCTTGTAGCACATATTGAAGGGGTTCGATTAATTGACAATTTATCTTTTAACTAA
- the panD gene encoding aspartate 1-decarboxylase produces the protein MQVEVVKSKIHRVTVTGADLHYIGSITIDEALLEAANMIEGEKVSIVNINNGERFETYAIPGPRNSGEITLNGPAARKVHQGDIVIIISYGIMDFEEAKTFRPSIVFPNEENNSLT, from the coding sequence ATGCAAGTTGAAGTAGTAAAATCAAAAATTCATCGTGTAACTGTAACAGGTGCCGATTTACATTATATTGGAAGTATTACCATAGATGAAGCTCTATTGGAAGCAGCCAATATGATTGAGGGTGAAAAAGTTTCTATTGTGAATATCAACAATGGAGAACGCTTTGAAACATATGCGATTCCTGGTCCTCGTAACAGCGGGGAAATTACTTTAAATGGGCCAGCAGCTCGTAAGGTACACCAAGGAGATATCGTTATCATTATTTCGTATGGAATAATGGATTTTGAGGAAGCTAAAACATTTAGACCTTCTATTGTTTTTCCGAATGAAGAAAACAATAGTCTAACTTAA
- a CDS encoding lysylphosphatidylglycerol synthase transmembrane domain-containing protein yields MGVFLVYYAFAKFTQEQIEEMVMHFKGADYSYIIIASIFSIISLWARAHRWKYALNYMGYTSSTATNFMAINIGYLMNLTVPRSGEVSRALVLQKYQQIPFDKSFGSIVSERVVDLICLLLCVFTALILQYDVLKDFLLQYVPVDQLMWLGLLAVAGFALVVVVFMYVTWKPITFVKQKLKGLVEGVNSIFKMPTKVEFLFFTLVIWFGYIATFYFGTLALAETSVLTFPMIMSAFVAGSFAVSFTNGGFGAFPLLLAELLVLYHISTVAGTAFGWILWTTQTAIVVVLGALSFFLLPLYHTRRR; encoded by the coding sequence TTGGGAGTTTTTTTAGTTTATTACGCTTTTGCTAAATTTACACAAGAACAGATTGAAGAGATGGTCATGCACTTTAAGGGTGCGGATTACAGCTATATTATCATCGCTTCAATCTTTTCTATTATTAGCCTTTGGGCACGTGCGCATCGATGGAAATATGCCTTGAATTACATGGGGTATACCTCTTCAACTGCGACGAATTTCATGGCGATCAACATTGGGTATCTCATGAATCTTACGGTGCCTCGTTCTGGAGAAGTTTCTCGCGCGTTAGTACTGCAAAAATACCAACAAATTCCCTTTGACAAGAGTTTTGGAAGTATTGTTTCTGAACGCGTAGTTGATTTAATTTGCTTGTTACTTTGTGTGTTTACTGCGCTTATTTTGCAGTATGATGTACTCAAGGACTTCTTATTGCAATATGTTCCCGTGGATCAATTGATGTGGCTAGGACTGCTAGCTGTTGCAGGATTTGCACTTGTGGTTGTTGTATTTATGTATGTAACCTGGAAGCCCATTACTTTTGTCAAACAAAAGCTTAAAGGGTTGGTTGAGGGAGTAAATAGCATTTTTAAAATGCCGACGAAAGTAGAATTCTTATTCTTTACGTTAGTTATCTGGTTTGGGTATATCGCTACGTTTTACTTTGGTACGTTGGCCTTAGCAGAAACGAGTGTATTGACCTTTCCGATGATTATGTCGGCCTTTGTGGCGGGAAGTTTTGCCGTATCCTTTACCAATGGCGGTTTTGGAGCTTTCCCCTTACTACTAGCAGAGTTATTGGTCTTGTACCATATTTCTACTGTTGCAGGAACCGCCTTTGGTTGGATTCTGTGGACAACGCAAACGGCTATCGTCGTTGTTTTAGGTGCATTGTCTTTCTTTTTATTACCTCTATATCACACAAGAAGAAGATAA
- a CDS encoding TonB-dependent receptor domain-containing protein, with product MKYSILFFLISFFSFSQTVQVTGQIYEGEQPTEFTTVRFINKQSQELIQTYTEDLGRFTLALAPASYQLSLHQYNQEVYQLDLELTQDTDLGKISIETNKLLEEVQIVAQKRLVERKIDRLVFNLESAVVGTGGNALEALKVTPGVQVSPSGISIVGKNQVLVLIDDRPTYLSGDELTRYLESISSADLKSIEVITTPPAKYEAEGNSGIINIVTKKTPKDTWNATVGSTYQRGKRNTLRYNAGFNLNQKRWKAKATANFGDARFLRTWSNDLFYTDETWESRATTDGKNNYHNLNFDLSYQWSKNWEMGIKLAKNNYDFKGIMEGKTTRLNPNGIHSYITEDSKEQSKSDRFILSYFNEIKLDTLGKKLTLDLDYISSDQPSFRNFTSETLNPLHQSIPNSLLQGGNDNQNTIDNYIGKLDVDLPFQDFTFNVGAKLATSKTKNKLLIYNSTLPSGVQNNQFDYTENNQAVYVSGTKTWLEALTLQAGLRVEATQTKGYASALDQTNRNNYVKFFPTLYIQYQLKEDQTLGFNYARRINRPNFESLNPTRSTYNAYSYHEGNPFLKPAYTTNLEFIYTYKKLESKLYYSQMKDGISQVSQIDAETKNYNYIWMNYVDVKEIGLSESIYFKPTSWWNSSNEFTLTYSSAVPVLENEERVKGTAAYFSTSNDFILNTAQTLFAGFNYTQSFKGVSDNFHSKAYADLNLNVKYLLVDKKLELSLQLSNVLNSVYSTYKETTEAMQRFQNNWDNRAIRFSASYKLGHSTLKVKQRANAYEEELGRM from the coding sequence ATGAAATACAGCATCCTCTTTTTTTTGATTTCTTTTTTCTCATTTAGTCAAACTGTTCAAGTAACAGGGCAGATTTATGAAGGAGAGCAACCTACTGAATTTACAACTGTACGGTTCATCAATAAACAATCACAAGAACTCATTCAAACCTATACGGAAGACCTCGGTCGTTTTACCCTCGCCCTAGCACCAGCTTCCTACCAATTGTCGCTACACCAATACAACCAAGAAGTCTATCAACTGGATCTTGAACTTACCCAAGATACTGACTTAGGTAAGATTAGCATTGAGACAAATAAACTTCTCGAAGAAGTGCAAATTGTTGCGCAGAAACGTTTAGTAGAACGCAAAATTGATCGTTTGGTTTTTAATCTAGAATCTGCGGTAGTCGGTACAGGTGGCAATGCATTAGAAGCTTTAAAAGTAACCCCTGGCGTTCAGGTTTCTCCGTCTGGTATTTCCATTGTTGGCAAAAATCAGGTCTTGGTATTAATTGACGATCGACCAACCTATTTATCAGGAGATGAACTTACGCGTTATTTAGAAAGCATCAGTAGTGCTGATTTAAAAAGTATTGAAGTGATTACTACCCCTCCAGCTAAATATGAAGCGGAAGGAAATAGTGGTATCATCAATATTGTAACTAAAAAAACACCTAAAGACACCTGGAATGCAACGGTAGGTTCCACCTATCAACGTGGCAAGCGAAATACGCTGCGTTACAATGCGGGTTTTAATCTAAACCAAAAAAGATGGAAAGCCAAAGCAACGGCCAATTTTGGCGATGCACGCTTTCTTCGAACTTGGAGTAATGATTTATTCTATACAGATGAAACTTGGGAAAGCAGAGCGACAACTGATGGTAAAAACAACTACCACAACCTCAATTTTGATCTCTCGTACCAATGGAGTAAAAACTGGGAAATGGGAATTAAATTGGCCAAAAACAACTATGATTTCAAAGGAATTATGGAAGGTAAAACCACGCGTTTAAATCCAAATGGGATTCATTCTTATATTACAGAAGACTCTAAGGAACAATCCAAATCAGACCGTTTTATTCTATCCTACTTTAATGAAATTAAACTAGATACTTTAGGAAAAAAATTGACATTAGATCTAGATTACATCAGCAGTGATCAGCCGAGTTTCAGAAATTTCACATCCGAAACCCTTAATCCTTTGCATCAAAGCATTCCCAACAGTTTGCTACAAGGAGGAAATGACAATCAAAATACCATTGACAATTATATCGGAAAATTAGATGTAGATCTGCCCTTTCAAGATTTTACTTTTAATGTAGGGGCGAAGCTTGCTACTTCAAAAACAAAAAATAAATTGCTGATTTACAATTCAACTCTTCCTTCTGGCGTACAAAACAACCAATTTGATTATACCGAAAACAATCAGGCTGTTTATGTTTCAGGGACTAAAACTTGGTTAGAGGCCTTGACACTTCAAGCAGGTTTACGCGTAGAGGCTACCCAAACGAAAGGATATGCCTCAGCATTAGATCAAACCAATAGAAATAACTATGTCAAGTTTTTCCCTACGCTTTATATCCAATATCAATTGAAAGAAGACCAAACGTTGGGATTCAATTATGCGAGACGAATTAACCGACCTAATTTTGAGAGTTTAAACCCTACGCGTTCTACGTATAATGCGTACAGCTATCACGAGGGAAATCCCTTCTTAAAACCGGCCTATACCACTAATTTAGAATTCATTTATACCTATAAAAAATTAGAATCTAAGTTGTATTACAGCCAAATGAAAGATGGTATTTCACAAGTCTCTCAGATTGATGCCGAAACTAAAAACTACAATTACATTTGGATGAATTATGTCGATGTAAAAGAAATTGGTTTATCAGAAAGTATCTACTTTAAGCCAACATCGTGGTGGAACAGCTCGAATGAATTCACCTTGACTTACTCTTCTGCAGTTCCAGTTTTAGAAAATGAAGAACGAGTAAAAGGAACAGCGGCTTATTTTTCAACCTCCAATGATTTTATTTTGAATACTGCCCAAACGTTATTTGCAGGATTTAATTACACCCAGAGTTTTAAAGGCGTATCCGATAATTTTCATTCCAAGGCGTATGCCGACTTAAACCTGAATGTAAAATATCTCTTAGTTGACAAAAAACTAGAATTGTCCCTTCAATTGAGCAATGTGTTAAACAGCGTGTATTCCACATATAAAGAAACGACAGAAGCCATGCAGCGCTTTCAAAATAATTGGGACAATCGCGCGATTCGCTTTTCAGCGAGTTATAAACTAGGGCATAGCACCTTGAAAGTGAAGCAAAGAGCAAATGCATACGAAGAAGAACTAGGAAGAATGTAA
- a CDS encoding sensor histidine kinase gives MTKKQISAIHLVFWVIFILRTATRFDYDTLQFEFAFWREESEQAVFRFYPIVFTLLSAIVFYFNYWYVIPKFIGSKKFGRIVLGVVLIYSLFIGLRYFVEEYLLNLFFGFTNYSPVLPASFYIVDNLYFASLCIIPSITIWLIVQFVQSQKEKTEAVQLKTEAEINFLKSQVNPHFIFNTMNNIYYLVYQKSDLALSAIEKLSHLMRYVTYESQQQTVSLEAEIEYIENYIELECMRIQGEKYIKIKKEIQQPQLQIPPLLLLPFVENAFKHGEVTDPNHPFLITITQNEYTLVFQSSNKVNSYQKDKQQGIGIENIKKRLALHFPAQHTLTIQQTETSYFCNLTIEL, from the coding sequence ATGACAAAGAAGCAAATTAGTGCCATTCATCTTGTGTTTTGGGTTATTTTTATTCTTCGCACTGCCACGCGTTTTGATTATGATACGTTGCAGTTTGAATTTGCTTTTTGGAGAGAAGAGAGTGAACAGGCTGTATTTCGATTTTACCCTATCGTTTTTACGTTGCTAAGCGCCATTGTTTTTTATTTTAATTATTGGTATGTAATTCCCAAATTCATTGGATCCAAAAAATTTGGACGTATTGTATTGGGAGTCGTTTTGATTTATAGTCTTTTTATTGGATTGCGTTATTTTGTGGAAGAATATCTCTTGAATCTCTTTTTTGGATTTACGAATTACAGTCCCGTTTTACCCGCTTCGTTTTATATTGTTGACAATTTATACTTTGCGAGTCTTTGTATTATTCCCTCGATTACCATTTGGTTGATTGTGCAGTTTGTCCAATCCCAAAAGGAAAAAACAGAAGCGGTACAATTGAAAACAGAAGCGGAAATTAATTTTTTAAAGTCTCAAGTTAATCCACATTTTATCTTTAATACCATGAATAATATTTATTATTTAGTGTATCAAAAATCGGATTTAGCGTTGAGTGCGATTGAAAAATTAAGTCATTTGATGCGTTATGTAACCTATGAAAGTCAGCAGCAAACAGTATCCTTAGAAGCGGAAATCGAGTATATTGAAAATTATATTGAGTTGGAGTGTATGCGAATACAAGGAGAGAAGTATATTAAAATAAAAAAAGAAATTCAACAACCTCAATTGCAAATTCCGCCACTTTTATTGTTGCCTTTTGTTGAAAATGCTTTTAAACACGGGGAGGTAACGGATCCAAATCATCCTTTTTTAATTACCATTACTCAAAACGAGTATACCCTAGTTTTTCAATCGAGTAATAAAGTGAATAGTTATCAAAAAGATAAGCAACAAGGAATTGGAATAGAGAATATAAAAAAGCGACTGGCTTTGCATTTTCCAGCACAACACACCTTGACGATTCAACAAACGGAAACGTCGTATTTTTGTAACCTAACAATTGAATTATGA
- a CDS encoding LytR/AlgR family response regulator transcription factor, translating to MNQIRCFILDDEPMAISLLMEYAKKIPQLLLVGSSTSALEALKFFEEETIDLLFIDIQMPELTGLQIMDILGNRTKYIVTSAYSEYALKGYEYQVLDYLLKPISFERFYKSVQKAKEYFQPVVQPSTPASSAPPIKGDADFLFVKTDGKLIKIFLKDLLFVEGLKDYLCLHLRLEKIIILDTFLELGKKLPSDDFMRVHKSYVVRLDQIDTIERNRIFINDKIIPIGKTYVDHFQQWVKEHH from the coding sequence ATGAATCAAATCCGCTGTTTTATTTTAGATGATGAGCCCATGGCGATTTCACTTTTGATGGAATATGCTAAAAAGATTCCTCAATTGTTGTTGGTTGGTTCTAGTACTTCAGCCTTGGAAGCTCTGAAGTTTTTTGAAGAAGAAACCATTGATTTGTTGTTCATCGATATTCAAATGCCTGAATTGACAGGGTTGCAAATTATGGATATTTTAGGCAATCGAACCAAGTATATCGTCACGTCTGCTTATAGTGAATATGCCTTAAAAGGATATGAATATCAAGTGTTGGATTATTTGTTGAAACCCATTTCGTTTGAGCGTTTTTACAAGAGCGTTCAAAAGGCGAAAGAATATTTTCAACCTGTTGTTCAACCAAGTACTCCTGCTAGCTCAGCGCCACCAATAAAAGGAGATGCCGATTTCTTATTTGTCAAAACGGATGGAAAGCTAATTAAAATATTTTTGAAGGATTTACTTTTTGTCGAAGGATTAAAAGACTATTTGTGCTTACATTTAAGATTGGAAAAAATCATTATCCTCGATACGTTTCTTGAATTAGGAAAGAAATTGCCGTCCGATGATTTTATGCGGGTTCATAAATCGTATGTTGTGCGTTTGGATCAGATTGATACCATTGAGCGCAATCGAATTTTTATCAACGATAAAATTATTCCCATCGGCAAAACCTATGTGGACCATTTTCAACAATGGGTGAAGGAACATCATTGA
- the radA gene encoding DNA repair protein RadA, with the protein MAKVKTAFFCQSCGAQSPKWMGQCPTCKEWNTLVEEVIQKEEKTAWKAVSSSASSSKRIAKPLKVKEIDSAEEIRMNTLDGELNRVLGGGLVPGSMVLLGGEPGIGKSTLLLQISLRLPFKVLYVSGEESQKQIKMRAERINPNNENCYILTETNTQNIFRQIEEIQPDVLIIDSIQTLHTDYIESSAGTVSQIKECTAELTKFAKETGTPVLIIGHITKDGSIAGPKMLEHMVDTVLQFEGDRNHVYRILRANKNRFGSTAELGIYEMQGSGLREVSNPSEILISHKDEELSGTAIAATLEGMRPLMVEVQSLVSTAVYGTPQRSATGYNLKRLNMLLAVLEKRAGFRLGQKDVFLNITGGISVDDPAIDLGVVAAILSSDQDISIQKGVTFAGEVGLSGEIRPINRVDQRIQEAEKLGFSEILVSKYNKISYTGTGIKVILVTKIEDVVEHLFG; encoded by the coding sequence ATGGCAAAAGTAAAAACCGCTTTTTTCTGTCAAAGTTGTGGTGCTCAATCTCCCAAATGGATGGGGCAATGTCCTACTTGTAAGGAATGGAATACGCTGGTAGAGGAGGTGATTCAAAAAGAAGAGAAAACAGCATGGAAGGCCGTTAGTTCGAGTGCATCCTCTTCAAAACGTATAGCAAAACCTTTAAAAGTAAAGGAAATTGACAGCGCAGAGGAAATCCGCATGAATACCTTGGATGGGGAATTGAATCGCGTGTTAGGTGGTGGATTAGTCCCTGGATCGATGGTTTTACTAGGAGGGGAACCCGGAATTGGAAAAAGTACGTTGCTTTTGCAAATTTCTTTGCGTTTACCTTTTAAAGTACTTTATGTTTCTGGAGAAGAAAGTCAGAAGCAAATCAAAATGCGTGCAGAACGCATCAATCCCAATAATGAAAATTGTTATATCTTAACAGAAACCAATACCCAAAATATCTTTCGTCAGATTGAAGAAATTCAGCCAGATGTGTTGATTATTGACTCTATTCAAACCTTGCATACGGATTATATTGAATCCTCTGCAGGAACAGTTTCTCAAATTAAAGAATGTACAGCAGAACTGACGAAGTTTGCCAAAGAGACTGGTACTCCCGTGTTGATTATTGGGCATATTACCAAAGATGGAAGTATTGCTGGTCCGAAAATGTTGGAACATATGGTAGATACTGTGTTGCAATTTGAAGGAGATCGCAATCACGTGTACCGTATTTTACGTGCCAATAAAAACCGCTTTGGATCTACGGCTGAATTGGGCATTTACGAAATGCAAGGCAGTGGATTGAGAGAAGTTTCCAATCCATCAGAAATTTTAATTTCCCATAAAGACGAAGAATTATCGGGAACAGCGATTGCTGCAACTTTAGAGGGGATGCGTCCCTTGATGGTAGAGGTGCAATCGTTGGTCAGTACAGCAGTCTATGGAACGCCACAACGCAGTGCTACAGGATATAATCTGAAGCGATTGAATATGTTGTTGGCGGTATTGGAAAAAAGAGCAGGATTCCGCTTAGGACAGAAAGACGTTTTCTTAAATATTACAGGAGGAATATCGGTTGATGACCCTGCCATTGATTTAGGAGTAGTCGCTGCAATTCTCTCTTCAGATCAAGATATATCCATTCAAAAAGGAGTGACTTTTGCTGGAGAAGTAGGGCTTTCAGGAGAGATCCGACCGATTAATCGCGTGGATCAACGCATTCAAGAAGCGGAGAAATTAGGTTTTTCGGAGATACTTGTTTCCAAATACAACAAGATTTCATACACGGGAACAGGAATAAAAGTTATTTTAGTAACGAAGATCGAGGATGTGGTAGAACATCTCTTTGGATAA